From Lagenorhynchus albirostris chromosome 15, mLagAlb1.1, whole genome shotgun sequence, one genomic window encodes:
- the PRSS36 gene encoding polyserase-2, translating into MSQHLLLPLAILAISPIPGAFQDSALSPTKEEPEDLDCGRPEPSARIMGGSDSQPGTWPWQVSLHQGGGHICGGSLIAPSWVLSAAHCFVTNGTLEPAAEWSVVLGVHSYDGPLDGAHVRSVAAILVPDNYSGVESGADVALLRLASPARLGPTVRPVCLPRASHRFAHGTACWATGWGDVQEADPLPLPWVLQEVELRVLGEAACQCLYSRPGPFNLTFQLLPGMLCAGYPEGRKDTCQGDSGGPLVCKEGGRWFQAGITSFGFGCGRRNRPGVFTAVAPYEAWIREQVLGSEPGPAFPTQSPELQSGLPEPTDENCTIALPECGKAPRPGAWPWEAQVMVPGSRPCYGALVSESWVLAPASCFPGRISSDLPPRDLDHWRVMLPSRPRAERVARLVPHENASWDDASNLALLQLRAPVNLSVAPRPVCLPHPEHYFLPGSRCRLARWGHTEPVPGAGSLLEAELLAAWWCHCLYGRQGESVPPPGEPPLALCPAYQEEEVAGRCWNYSHWSLLCREEGTWFLAGIRDLPSDCLRPRAFYPLQTHGPWISHVTRGAYLEDQLSWDWGPEGEETETQTCPPHTEHGACGLRPEPALTGGLWPWLAEVHVAGERVCTGILVAPGWVLAATHCILRLGSTTVPYIEVYLGRAGASPLPQSHQVSRLVISIRLPRHLGLRPPLALLELSSRVEPSPSALPICLHPGGTPLGASCWVLGWKDPQDRVPVAAAVSILTPRLCHCLYQGILPPGTLCVLYAEGQEDRCEVTSAPPLLCQTEEGSWVLVGMAVRGSRDLFAAIGPEETWISQTVGEAHFLPPSGFPHWLPEGGDLCPPDMARASGSPRAALFLLLLTLLIQENGNPASSHCRPRPPKITHAHLDLAFEPQPEVPSFGCLVSSQGPWSWVMARRAGLGPRWLEALATLLLLGLFRNEMGAVGAEASCGVVHQARITGGSDSAHGQWPWQVSISYNGAHACGGSLLSEQWVLSAAHCFPREHRTEDYEVKLGAHKLNYYSSDTEVRMVAQVISHPSYLQEGSMGDIALLQLKRSVTFSRYIRPICLPAANASFPNGLQCTVMGWGHVAPSVSLPAPKTLQQLEVPLISRETCNCLYNINAKPEEPHFIQQDMVCAGYVKGGKDACQGDSGGPLSCPVGGRWYLAGIVSWGDACGAPNRPGVYTLTSSYASWIHHKVAELQPQVVPQIQESQPDGNLCSNHRAFNPAPAPGLVGPLLLLPLGLTLGLLCPQHDH; encoded by the exons ATGTCCCAGCACCTGCTTCTCCCACTTGCCATCCTTG CCATAAGCCCCATCCCAGGAGCCTTCCAGGACTCAG CTCTCAGTCCTACCAAAGAAGAACCTGAAGATCTGG ACTGCGGTCGCCCTGAGCCCTCTGCCCGAATCATGGGGGGCTCAGACTCGCAGCCGGGCACCTGGCCGTGGCAGGTGAGCCTGCATCAGGGCGGGGGCCACATCTGCGGGGGCTCCCTCATCGCCCCCTCCTGGGTCCTCTCGGCCGCTCACTGTTTCGTGAC GAATGGGACCTTGGAGCCCGCGGCCGAGTGGTCGGTAGTGCTGGGCGTGCATTCCTATGACGGACCCCTGGACGGCGCGCACGTCCGCTCGGTGGCCGCCATCCTGGTACCGGACAACTACAGCGGCGTGGAAAGTGGTGCCGACGTGGCCCTGCTGCGCCTGGCCTCTCCCGCCAGGCTGGGCCCCACCGTGCGGCCCGTCTGCCTGCCCCGCGCCTCGCACCGCTTCGCTCACGGCACCGCCTGCTGGGCCACGGGCTGGGGGGACGTCCAGGAGGCCG accccctgcctctcccctggGTGCTACAAGAAGTGGAGCTAAGGGTGCTGGGAGAAGCTGCCTGTCAGTGTCTCTACAGCCGGCCTGGTCCCTTCAATCTCACTTTCCAGCTATTGCCAGGGATGCTGTGTGCTGGCTACCCAGAGGGCCGCAAGGACACCTGCCAG GGAGACTCTGGGGGGCCCCTGGTCTGCAAGGAAGGTGGCCGATGGTTCCAGGCCGGAATCACCAGCTTTGGCTTTGGCTGTGGACGGAGGAACCGCCCCGGAGTCTTCACTGCTGTGGCTCCCTATGAGGCATGGATAAGGGAACAGGTGTTGGGCTCGGAGCCTGGCCCTGCCTTTCCCACCCAGTCCCCGGAGCTCCAGTCAGGTCTCCCCGAGCCCACGGATGAGAACTGTACCATCGCCCTGCCAG AGTGCGGGAAGGCCCCAAGACCAGGGGCCTGGCCCTGGGAAGCCCAGGTGATGGTCCCAGGATCCAGACCCTGCTATGGAGCACTGGTGTCTGAAAGCTGGGTCTTGGCACCTGCCAGCTGCTTTCCAGG CCGCATCAGCTCAGATCTCCCACCCCGCGACCTGGACCACTGGCGCGTGATGCTGCCCTCGCGCCCGCGCGCGGAGCGGGTGGCACGCCTCGTGCCGCACGAGAACGCCTCGTGGGACGACGCCTCGAACCTGGCGCTGCTGCAGCTGCGCGCGCCCGTGAACCTGAGCGTGGCCCCGCGGCCAGTGTGCCTACCCCACCCAGAACACTATTTCCTGCCCGGGAGCCGCTGCCGCCTGGCTCGCTGGGGCCACACGG AACCAGTGCCCGGAGCCGGTTCGCTGCTTGAGGCGGAGCTGTTGGCCGCCTGGTGGTGTCATTGCCTGTATGGCCGCCAGGGGGAGTCAGTGCCGCCGCCGGGAGAGCCGCCTCTAGCTCTCTGCCCcgcctaccaggaagaggaggtgGCGGGCCGCTGCTGG AACTACTCTCATTGGAGCCTTCTATGCCGGGAAGAGGGGACCTGGTTCCTGGCTGGAATCAGAGACTTACCCAGTGACTGCCTGCGTCCCAGAGCCTTCTATCCGCTGCAGACCCACGGCCCATGGATCAGCCATGTGACTCGGGGAGCCTACCTGGAGGACCAGTTGTCCTGGGACTGGGGCCCTGAGGGGGAGGAGACTGAGACACAAACTTGTCCCCCTCACACAGAGCATGGCG CCTGTGGACTGCGGCCAGAGCCGGCTCTGACGGGGGGCCTGTGGCCCTGGCTGGCAGAGGTGCATGTAGCTGGAGAGCGAGTCTGCACTGGGATCCTCGTGGCCCCAGGCTGGGTCCTGGCAGCCACTCACTGTATCCTCAG GCTGGGCTCTACAACAGTGCCTTATATTGAAGTGTACCTGGGCCGGGCTGGGGCCAGCCCCCTCCCACAGAGTCACCAGGTATCCCGGCTGGTCATCAGCATCCGCCTGCCCCGGCACCTGGGACTTCGGCCCCCCCTGGCCCTCCTGGAGCTGAGCTCCCGGGTGGAGCCCTCCCCATCAGCCTTGCCCATCTGCCTTCACCCAGGGGGTACTCCCCTGGGGGCCAGCTGCTGGGTGCTGGGCTGGAAGGACCCCCAGGACCGAG TCCCTGTGGCTGCTGCTGTCTCCATCTTGACACCACGACTCTGTCACTGCCTCTATCAGGGCATTCTGCCCCCTGGAACTCTCTGTGTCCTGTATGCAGAGGGGCAGGAGGACAGGTGTGAG GTGACCTCAGCACCTCCGCTCCTGTGCCAGACTGAGGAAGGCTCTTGGGTCCTCGTGGGCATGGCTGTTCGAGGCAGCAGGGACCTATTTGCCGCCATCGGACCCGAAGAGACCTGGATCTCCCAGACAGTGGGGGAGGCGCATTTCCTGCCCCCCAGTGGCTTCCCCCACTGGCTCCCAGAAGGCGGCGACCTCTGTCCCCCTGACATGGCCAGGGCCTCAGGTTCCCCTCGAGCTGCTCTCTTCCTGCTGCTACTGACCCTCCTGATCCAGG AGAAcggaaatcctgcttcaagccactgcaggccgaggccacccaaGATCACCCATGCCCA CCTGGATCTTGCCTTTGAACCCCAGCCTGAGGTCCCTTCCTTTGGGTGCCTGGTGTCTTCCCAGGGCCCCTGGTCCTGGGTCATGGCccggagggcagggctggggcctaGGTGGTTGGAGGCTCTGGCCACTCTGCTTTTGCTTGGATTATTCCGGAATGAGATGG gAGCCGTTGGGGCTGAAG CCTCCTGCGGCGTGGTCCACCAAGCACGTATCACAGGTGGTAGCGATTCAGCCCACGGCCAGTGGCCCTGGCAGGTCAGCATCAGCTACAACGGTGCCCACGCGTGTGGCGGCTCTCTCCTGTCTGAGCAGTGGGTGCTGTCGGCTGCTCACTGCTTCCCAAG GGAGCACCGCACAGAGGACTACGAGGTAAAGCTGGGGGCCCACAAGCTGAACTACTACAGCTCTGACACCGAGGTCCGCATGGTGGCGCAGGTCATTTCCCACCCCAGCTACCTCCAGGAGGGCTCCATGGGTGACATTGCGCTCCTCCAGCTCAAACGCTCTGTCACCTTCTCTCGCTACATCCGGCCCATCTGCCTCCCCGCAGCCAACGCCTCCTTCCCCAATGGTCTCCAGTGCACTGTAATGGGATGGGGCCACGTGGCCCCCTCAG tgagcctCCCGGCCCCCAAGACGCTGCAGCAACTTGAGGTGCCACTGATCAGTCGCGAGACCTGTAACTGCCTGTACAATATCAACGCCAAGCCCGAGGAGCCCCACTTTATCCAGCAGGACATGGTGTGTGCTGGCTATGTGAAAGGGGGCAAGGACGCCTGCCAG GGTGACTCTGGGGGCCCACTCTCCTGCCCAGTGGGGGGCCGCTGGTACCTGGCAGGCATCGTAAGCTGGGGTGATGCCTGTGGGGCCCCCAACAGGCCTGGTGTGTATACTCTGACCTCCAGCTATGCCTCCTGGATTCACCACAAAGTGGCAGAGCTCCAGCCTCAGGTGGTGCCCCAAATCCAGGAGTCCCAGCCTGATGGCAACCTCTGCAGCAACCACAGGGCCTTcaaccctgccccagccccaggcttGGTGGGACCCCTCCTTCTGCTGCCACTAGGCCTGACCCTGGGCCTCCTCTGCCCACAGCACGACCACTGA